In Erigeron canadensis isolate Cc75 chromosome 1, C_canadensis_v1, whole genome shotgun sequence, a single window of DNA contains:
- the LOC122590134 gene encoding receptor-like protein EIX1, producing the protein MASSNVTCNQRERKSLLEFRKGLTDESNRLSTWTGVECCEWQGVGCDRRHGHIDKLDLRSPSSIWDDTSKFLEGKVSPSLLNLEHLRYLDLSMNNFSGQNIPEFFGSLKYLEYLDLSYSGFSGVVPPHLGNLSRLQYLNLNIGDRYDVSLMIRDDLRWVSLLSSLKHLDLSGIRIGKHIDWFHPVNMLPSLLTLNLTRCDINISSIKFFNFTSLNSLDLYGNNINSTIPVWLSNLTSLVYLRLKKNNFHGGIPDSIGNLSSLSFIYLSYNLLSGPIPPSLGGLSSLRVLSLYANQLSGSIPKSIGQLSMLETLNLYYNQLSESIPESIRLLTRLQTLELSTNQLSGSIPASLCQLSNLQYLDLSSNQFSGSIPERIGQLTRLQVLELSNNQFSGSIPASLGQLVNLQYLDLSSNQLSGAISEFHFNKLNNLTGLSLSDNPLTLNVSPHWIPPFHLKYFFASSCNIGPQFPCLIQKSTYLKVLLLSNSSIRDSIPGWFEHISLHIVHMDLSNNQISGNLPRIRNRSSNPYSGI; encoded by the coding sequence ATGGCTTCCTCAAATGTTACATGTAACCAAAGGGAGCGGAAATCACTGCTTGAATTCAGAAAAGGCCTCACCGACGAATCAAATCGTCTGTCAACATGGACCGGAGTAGAATGTTGTGAGTGGCAGGGAGTTGGGTGTGACAGGAGGCATGGTCATATTGACAAACTTGATCTTCGATCTCCATCGTCTATCTGGGATGACACAAGCAAATTTCTCGAAGGTAAGGTAAGTCCTTCCTTACTCAACTTGGAGCATTTACGTTACTTAGACTTGAGCATGAACAATTTCTCAGGTCAAAATATTCCTGAATTCTTTGGGTCATTGAAGTATTTGGAATACCTTGACCTTTCTTACTCAGGTTTTAGTGGTGTTGTCCCTCCTCATCTAGGAAATCTCTCAAGGTTAcaatatcttaatcttaacaTCGGAGATAGGTATGACGTTTCGTTGATGATCAGGGATGATCTGCGGTGGGTGTCTTTGTTGTCGTCGTTAAAGCACTTGGATCTCTCAGGGATAAGAATCGGTAAACATATTGATTGGTTCCATCCGGTTAACATGTTACCTTCATTGCTTACACTGAACTTGACCAGGTGTGATATCAATATCTCCTCCATAAAATTCTTCAATTTCACTTCTCTAAATTCACTTGATCTCTATGGAAATAACATAAATTCCACCATTCCTGTTTGGTTATCAAACCTTACTAGCCTCGTGTATCTAagacttaaaaaaaacaacttccATGGCGGAATACCTGATTCTATTGGAAACTTGAGCTCTCTTTCTTTCATCTACCTTTCATATAATCTATTGTCAGGTCCAATACCTCCCTCACTTGGTGGCCTATCATCTCTAAGAGTGCTCTCTctttatgcaaatcaattgaGTGGGAGCATACCTAAAAGCATTGGACAATTATCAATGCTTGAAACCCTTAATCTTTATTATAACCAATTGAGTGAGAGCATACCTGAAAGCATTAGACTACTCACAAGGCTACAAACTCTCGAACTTTCAACGAATCAATTGAGTGGGAGCATTCCCGCTAGTCTTTGTCAGCTTTCAAACCTCCAATACCTTGATCTTTCAAGTAATCAATTTAGTGGGAGCATACCTGAAAGAATTGGACAACTCACAAGGTTACAAGTGCTCGAACTTTCAAATAATCAATTTAGTGGGAGCATTCCCGCTAGTCTTGGTCAACTTGTAAACCTCCAGTACCTTGATCTTTCAAGTAATCAATTGAGTGGGGCTATCTCTGAATTTCACTTTAACAAACTCAACAATCTAACTGGATTGTCCTTGTCTGATAATCCATTAACGTTGAATGTAAGCCCTCATTGGATTCCTCCCTTCCATTTGAAGTATTTTTTTGCAAGCTCTTGCAACATCGGACCCCAATTCCCGTGTTTGATTCAGAAATCAACATATCTTAAAGTTTTACTTCTTTCAAATTCTAGTATTAGAGATAGCATACCAGGGTGGTTTGAGCACATCTCCTTACATATTGTGCACATGGATTTGTCCAACAATCAGATCAGTGGAAATCTGCCACGAATAAGAAACAGATCATCGAATCCATATTCAGGTATATAA